GCTTGTCGATGCCTTTGCGTAAGCAAGGAGTATTAGCCATTGCGGTTCAAAGCATGCCTAATCTAGAAGCGATGATCCAAATGTTGAAGGCATTCTTGAATGCTCAGTCGAGCGGAACTGACCTAGATTTAGTGCAAGAGGGGAACTTAGTTAGGGCCGAATTTAGTTTACGTTTTGCTGATCAACTTAGTTGTGACTCTATGCATAGGGCAATGCTGTGTAACTTATTTAAAACCTTCCAAACGTTGTTTGGAGAGTCGTGGCGAGCGACCGAAGTATGGTTAATGCATAGTTTTAGTCATACTAAAGAGCTATCCCAACTTCTTAATTGCCCGGTAAAAGACAATAAAGCTATTAATGCCATTGTGTTTGAACAGCGTTGGGCCCACGTTACTGGCGCGCAAGTTTACCCTGCAGAAGCATTGCGTAAACAAAGTAGCGAAACCTTACAGCGGCTTGAAGACTTGGATGATCTTATTTATCAGATTTTGCCGCCATTAATCTACGATGGAAATACCAGTATTGAGCATGTAGCGGACTTATTTGGAGTGCATGTTCGGGTGTTGCAAAAGCGCTTAAAAGCCAAAGGAACTAGCTATTCAACCTTGTTAGAAGACGCCAGAAAAACCATGGCAGTGGACTTTTTAGTTGATAGCCAGCTATCAATTGCAGATATCTCGCTGCAATTGGGCTTTAAAGAACCGGCCATATTTATCCGCAGCTTTAAAAAGTGGTTCAAGCAAACGCCACTGCAATGGCGTAAATCGGCGAAAGGCTATTAATAAATCTATTTTCTTTATTGTTGTATTTCATAATTACTGATTTGGTGACTCGGTTTGGTGATTATTGCTTCATTATGGTGTGATTTGGAATTTAGATTCTGTCATTACTTTGAAATATATGGTTTTTATATTTGGCATACAAAATGCGACATAGATCACAAGGGAGTGGGTTTAACTCCTAAGTTGTCGTAACAAGCCAAGGATGAAAATCATGAAAAAATTACATATTTGGTGTGTGGCTGGGCTAAGCCTAGCTTTGAGTAATAGCTTTGTGGCTTCTGCAAAGCCAAATGCTACTAATGAAGATCAGCGTTTAAGTGCTTGGTGCACCCAGCTTAAAAAACAGCAGAGTTGTTATAACTTACACCAGCAGTTAGCAGAGCAAGGCAGGCCAGAGTCGGCTTATTGGATAGGTAAAGCTAGTGCAAGAGGCATGTTTGAAGCAGCCGATTTAACTAAGGCGCTTGGTTATTACCAAGTGGCCAGCCAAGAAATGCACCCAGCAGCCAGCCGTGAATTGGGTTTGCTTTACTACCATGGAATAAGTGGTGAGCGAGATTTCGCAAAAGCGCAGCGCTTATTTGAACAGGCTATCGAGCAGGGTAACCCACAAGCTATTTGGGCACTGGCCCGCATGTACCATTACGGTCGTGGAGTTGAGCAAAACTATAACAAAGCCTTTGAACTGTTTAGCTTGGCCGCTGATAAAGGCTCTAAACCTGCTGCTAGTACTTTGGCTTACTACTATAAAGTAGGCTTGGCCACCAAGCCCAACCCGCGCTTAGCCAGTTATTGGCGCAACAAAGCTAATGATAAAAAATTAGTGACCTGGAATCGAAGCATTCCTGATTATCGCTAGTTACTAGGGTTTGTTTATCTTTGGTGTTGAAATTTTGTTCGAGATAAGCGGGCTTTAATCGCGGCGAGCACTTAGAAGCCTAGTGGGCTAAGCTAGAAGTGCTTAACAAAGAGTAAAGTTCGCTTATCCGAACCCTTCGGGCAGCATTTCTTAGCCATTTATTCAGCGTTAGCGAGTGATTATTAAGCCCACTTAACTGCACACTCACTGTCTTGCATAAATGACTGCAAAAACCATCACCAAAGATCAACAGACCCTAGAATCAACAAAGCCAGCATAGTTATTGCTGGCTTTGTTGCTTTTACAAGCCGTTCATCTTTGTGACATAAATCTAACATCAATTTTTCATCACTTTGTCACTCGATGAATCTTTACTGGTTAGCTCTTAAATCGATGTTATTCACCAACAATAAGGACGTTAACCAATGAAATTCTCTCAGCTAGGGCTATTTCTCTGCCCACTTGTACTATTAAGCGCCTGTAGCGACGACGACAATCCTATTCAAGCGGCCAACACTGGGGCTATATCAAAAGTGCAATTAGGGCCTCGTCCAGCATTCTTAGTTGATCAGCTCGCCGACGGAGAGCTAAAAACAAGCTTACAAGCGTGTGTAGATGACATGACAACTTATAGCGCAAGTGACTTCTCTATTGGTCACCGTGGCGCGCCATTAATGTTCCCAGAGCATACCAAAGAAAGCTATATGGCTGCGGCGCGTATGGGAGCCGGTGTGCTTGAGTGTGATGTAGCCTTTACCAAAGATGGCGAACTGGTTTGCCGCCACTCACATGCTGATTTACACACCACTACCAATGTACTGGCAGTGCCAGATCTAGCTGCTAAATGTTCAGTTCCCTTCACTCCGGCAGACACTGCTAATGGCGTAGAGGCCACTGCCGAGTGTCGTACCTCAGACTTTACCTTGGCTGAATATAAAAGCCTAACCGGTAAAATGGACGCGGCTAATAAACAAGCAACCACCGTTGAAGAGTACATGGATGCAACGCCAAGTTTCCGTACCGATCTTTACGCTGAGGTTGGCACATTAATGTCGCATAAAGAAAGTATTGCGTTGTTTAAGGAGCTAGGCGTAAAAATGACGCCAGAGCTTAAAACACCCGCTGCGCAAGACTTAGCAGCAGCAGGGATTACCCAGCAAGAATTTGCCCAAAAAATGATTGACGAATACATTGAAGCAGGCATTGAGCCTAGCGAGGTTTATGCTCAATCTTTCTCAATTGACGATGTAGAATACTGGGTTGCCAACACCCCAGAGTTTGGTGAGCAAGCCGTTTATCTTATTTACTTGCTTGATGGTGTGCCTAGCCCAACAGAAATTGCCGCTAAAAACATCAA
The Agarivorans aestuarii DNA segment above includes these coding regions:
- a CDS encoding AraC family transcriptional regulator: MQEYQFQLPALKWVVDIMEQQGIDRHRLLAAADISPSLLRQTSGLISQLKVAKLMTAADRASQQPLASARCGLSMPLRKQGVLAIAVQSMPNLEAMIQMLKAFLNAQSSGTDLDLVQEGNLVRAEFSLRFADQLSCDSMHRAMLCNLFKTFQTLFGESWRATEVWLMHSFSHTKELSQLLNCPVKDNKAINAIVFEQRWAHVTGAQVYPAEALRKQSSETLQRLEDLDDLIYQILPPLIYDGNTSIEHVADLFGVHVRVLQKRLKAKGTSYSTLLEDARKTMAVDFLVDSQLSIADISLQLGFKEPAIFIRSFKKWFKQTPLQWRKSAKGY
- a CDS encoding glycerophosphodiester phosphodiesterase family protein; the protein is MKFSQLGLFLCPLVLLSACSDDDNPIQAANTGAISKVQLGPRPAFLVDQLADGELKTSLQACVDDMTTYSASDFSIGHRGAPLMFPEHTKESYMAAARMGAGVLECDVAFTKDGELVCRHSHADLHTTTNVLAVPDLAAKCSVPFTPADTANGVEATAECRTSDFTLAEYKSLTGKMDAANKQATTVEEYMDATPSFRTDLYAEVGTLMSHKESIALFKELGVKMTPELKTPAAQDLAAAGITQQEFAQKMIDEYIEAGIEPSEVYAQSFSIDDVEYWVANTPEFGEQAVYLIYLLDGVPSPTEIAAKNINIVAPIYTALVEEQDGAVVATDYAKQLKEAGLDLITWTIERKYTSMHEFEVLNVLKKDLELVGVFSDWPATVTFFDNCIK
- a CDS encoding tetratricopeptide repeat protein; this translates as MKKLHIWCVAGLSLALSNSFVASAKPNATNEDQRLSAWCTQLKKQQSCYNLHQQLAEQGRPESAYWIGKASARGMFEAADLTKALGYYQVASQEMHPAASRELGLLYYHGISGERDFAKAQRLFEQAIEQGNPQAIWALARMYHYGRGVEQNYNKAFELFSLAADKGSKPAASTLAYYYKVGLATKPNPRLASYWRNKANDKKLVTWNRSIPDYR